The following coding sequences lie in one Eubacterium ventriosum genomic window:
- a CDS encoding Hsp20/alpha crystallin family protein produces MMMPSIFGENLFDDFMDDFSFPTLPDVDKELYGKHAKNLMKTDVKETDDGYQVAVDLPGFKKDEIKIKLENGTLTINAAKGLDKDEKDKEGKYVRRERYAGSMSRSFYVGEHVTAEQVHPKYENGILTFEIPKNKEPIEEKEKFIAIEG; encoded by the coding sequence ATGATGATGCCTAGTATTTTTGGAGAAAACTTATTTGATGATTTTATGGACGATTTTTCATTCCCTACATTACCTGATGTAGACAAGGAATTGTATGGAAAACATGCAAAGAACCTAATGAAAACCGATGTTAAGGAAACTGATGACGGATATCAGGTTGCAGTTGATCTTCCGGGATTTAAGAAGGACGAAATCAAGATTAAACTTGAAAATGGTACATTAACAATTAATGCAGCCAAAGGTCTTGATAAGGATGAGAAGGACAAGGAAGGTAAGTATGTAAGACGTGAACGTTATGCAGGAAGTATGAGCAGAAGCTTTTATGTTGGTGAACATGTTACAGCAGAACAGGTTCATCCAAAGTATGAGAATGGTATTTTAACCTTCGAAATACCTAAGAACAAAGAACCAATCGAAGAAAAAGAAAAGTTCATTGCTATTGAAGGATAA
- a CDS encoding YigZ family protein, protein MEKFIIKEGGQGEIVEKKSRFIATVLPIDTEEEALQYIEKIKKKYWDARHNCFAFVIGSNNEIQRFSDDGEPQGTAGKPILETLLNENLHNTLIVVTRYFGGTLLGTGGLVRAYGQSSKEGIRNSVIQKVCEGISFKLTVDYNSIGKIKYIMGQMGITDAQEEYGQNVVLSILMKKDEYNEFNTKVTDATGGKAVFEDEEDREYREEVKEK, encoded by the coding sequence TTGGAAAAATTTATAATAAAAGAAGGCGGTCAGGGCGAAATTGTTGAGAAGAAGTCCAGATTTATTGCCACTGTTTTGCCAATAGATACAGAAGAAGAGGCATTACAATATATTGAAAAGATAAAAAAGAAATACTGGGATGCAAGGCACAATTGTTTTGCATTTGTAATAGGAAGTAACAATGAAATTCAGAGATTTAGTGATGACGGCGAGCCACAGGGCACAGCGGGAAAACCTATTTTGGAAACATTGTTAAATGAGAATTTGCATAATACTTTGATAGTGGTGACACGATATTTTGGTGGAACTCTCCTTGGAACAGGCGGTCTTGTCAGGGCTTACGGCCAGTCATCCAAGGAAGGTATTAGAAATTCGGTTATTCAGAAAGTTTGTGAAGGTATAAGTTTTAAACTTACGGTGGATTATAATAGTATAGGAAAGATTAAGTACATTATGGGGCAGATGGGAATTACGGATGCTCAGGAAGAATACGGTCAGAATGTTGTTTTAAGCATTTTAATGAAAAAAGATGAATATAATGAATTTAATACGAAAGTAACAGATGCCACAGGAGGGAAAGCTGTTTTTGAGGATGAAGAAGACAGGGAGTACAGAGAAGAGGTGAAAGAAAAATAA
- a CDS encoding YitT family protein produces the protein MKANFKNFLLLTASTLIMAVGIYFFKFANNFTFGGITGFAVLVAKFTPLSASDFSFVANILLLVVGWIILGKSFAAKTAYSTILLSVTLSLFERVYPMSHPLTNEPLLELIFAILLPALGSAILFNIGASSGGTDVIAMVLKKYTSVDIGRGLMISDVLFTLCAFFVFDVKTGLYSLLGLIMRSALIDNFIESLNRSKYFHVVCSDPKPICNFIEKNLVRGATIVNAKGSFTGDNKYIILTVLSPSQAVKLRNFIKENSPGAFLLISNTSEIIGKGFHSV, from the coding sequence ATGAAAGCAAATTTTAAAAATTTTTTATTGCTTACAGCCAGTACTTTGATTATGGCTGTTGGTATTTACTTCTTTAAATTCGCCAACAACTTTACTTTTGGTGGTATTACAGGTTTTGCAGTTTTGGTTGCAAAGTTCACTCCTCTTTCAGCCAGTGATTTTTCTTTTGTAGCCAACATTCTGTTACTTGTAGTGGGATGGATTATTCTTGGCAAAAGTTTTGCTGCAAAAACAGCTTACAGCACAATTCTTTTGTCTGTGACTCTGTCATTGTTTGAACGTGTTTATCCAATGAGCCATCCTTTAACTAATGAACCTTTGCTTGAGCTTATTTTTGCAATTCTTTTACCTGCACTTGGCTCAGCAATCCTTTTCAATATTGGTGCATCAAGTGGTGGTACGGATGTTATCGCAATGGTTCTTAAGAAATATACAAGTGTTGATATTGGTCGTGGACTTATGATTTCCGATGTTCTATTTACGCTTTGCGCCTTTTTCGTATTTGATGTAAAAACAGGACTTTACTCATTGCTTGGTTTGATTATGCGTTCTGCACTTATCGACAACTTTATTGAAAGTTTGAACCGCTCAAAATACTTTCATGTGGTTTGCTCCGATCCTAAGCCAATATGCAATTTTATTGAAAAAAACCTTGTCCGTGGAGCCACAATCGTAAACGCCAAAGGCTCATTTACCGGCGACAACAAATACATAATCCTTACAGTTTTAAGTCCGTCTCAGGCAGTAAAACTTAGAAACTTCATAAAAGAAAACTCACCTGGAGCCTTCCTATTGATTTCAAATACAAGCGAAATCATTGGAAAGGGATTCCATTCAGTATAA
- a CDS encoding ABC transporter ATP-binding protein/permease has product MLETRNLKKVYKTKKGVSVTALNDVSIKFPEKGLVFLLGKSGSGKSTLLNLLGGLDKYDEGEIIIKGVSSKDFKQSHFDSYRNTYVGFIFQEYNVLEEFSVGANIALAIELQGKKATDEEINSILKQVDLEGFGDRKPNELSGGQKQRVAIARALVKQPEIIMADEPTGALDSNTGRQVFETLKNLSKDKLVIVVSHDREFAEQFGDRIIELADGNVIDDVTRKVGYEKQGEELNNGISFENDTMTIKSGYHLTEEDRERINQYIDGIGTDLKAVIKKADRGSFQQTNEEDIVHKKGDFKLIKSKLPLKNAFKIGASGLKHKKIRLVVTILLSFVAFSLFALADTFGNYNHIKTCTNSIKDTNITYASVIKSLKIGSGMNAYWNDYGNSIREDEITKLNKDTGLDFTGVVVTNQDMVLPNYNKEVELTKNGDMCHYATDFSGYANLTEAKIKEMGYKIVAGKLPKDNNEIAISSYVYETYAKAGYISEDGTKSEIKYYNDLVGKKLKIDKKEFTIVGIVDTKVDMDRYKSISEDSKGKSSAQNLTDFALSQELSHIQEYSLACDIFVSEEMLNSIKEEYPNYVQLINNYMYVSSDDTYIDSSRIASLSEIDTKDVTWVDGEKTKLADNEIIIDINALSKNDEEGYSYSKKEALKILKDSQYTLDYYINDEDKSINGVKVVGVLNADGKADKYSDLYVLPDSLYNLKWTEGKGEYSYAVATMPTNKADIEKLVKYCYTEQGNMKYQIENSVTFELDTVNEVLKVMSKVFLYIGIGFAVFAMIMLSNFIATSISYKKQEIGILRAIGARSNDVFRIFFLESFIIAMINFVLSTIGTGVATAIINGMFRKKAGILITILNFGPRQILLLLVISIGVAAVASFIPVYKIASKKPIEAIRNR; this is encoded by the coding sequence ATGCTAGAGACAAGAAATTTGAAAAAGGTTTATAAGACCAAAAAGGGTGTGTCTGTAACAGCCTTAAATGACGTGTCTATTAAGTTCCCTGAAAAGGGTTTGGTTTTTCTTTTAGGAAAATCAGGTAGTGGTAAATCTACATTATTAAACCTTTTAGGTGGACTTGATAAATATGATGAAGGTGAAATTATTATTAAGGGAGTTTCATCTAAAGACTTTAAACAGAGTCATTTTGATTCATATCGTAATACATATGTAGGATTTATTTTTCAGGAATACAATGTATTAGAAGAATTTTCAGTAGGAGCTAATATTGCTTTGGCAATTGAGCTTCAGGGAAAGAAGGCTACAGATGAAGAAATCAACAGTATTTTGAAACAGGTTGATTTGGAAGGCTTTGGTGATAGAAAACCTAATGAATTATCAGGTGGTCAGAAACAGAGAGTTGCAATTGCAAGAGCACTTGTAAAACAGCCTGAAATAATTATGGCAGATGAGCCAACAGGAGCACTTGATTCTAACACGGGAAGACAGGTATTTGAAACACTTAAGAATTTGTCGAAAGACAAACTTGTAATAGTAGTGTCACATGATAGGGAATTTGCAGAGCAGTTTGGTGACAGAATTATCGAACTTGCAGATGGAAATGTAATTGATGATGTTACTCGTAAGGTTGGGTATGAAAAACAGGGTGAAGAACTTAATAATGGTATTAGTTTTGAAAATGACACAATGACTATTAAGTCAGGATACCATTTAACAGAAGAAGATAGAGAAAGAATAAATCAGTATATTGACGGTATTGGAACAGACTTAAAGGCTGTAATTAAAAAAGCAGACAGGGGAAGTTTCCAGCAGACTAACGAGGAAGATATTGTTCATAAGAAAGGTGATTTTAAACTTATTAAGTCTAAATTACCTTTGAAGAATGCTTTCAAAATAGGGGCAAGTGGTTTAAAACACAAGAAAATCAGACTTGTAGTTACAATTTTACTTTCATTTGTTGCATTTTCATTATTTGCTTTGGCAGATACTTTTGGAAACTACAATCACATTAAAACATGCACTAATTCAATTAAAGATACGAACATAACTTATGCGTCAGTTATTAAGTCATTAAAAATCGGTTCAGGAATGAACGCATACTGGAACGATTACGGCAACAGCATTAGAGAAGACGAAATAACAAAGTTAAATAAAGATACAGGACTGGATTTTACAGGTGTTGTCGTTACAAATCAGGATATGGTTTTACCTAATTATAATAAGGAAGTTGAATTAACAAAGAATGGTGATATGTGCCATTATGCAACAGATTTTTCAGGCTATGCTAATTTGACAGAAGCAAAAATCAAGGAAATGGGTTACAAGATTGTTGCAGGAAAATTGCCAAAAGACAACAATGAAATAGCAATTAGTTCTTATGTTTATGAAACATATGCAAAGGCAGGATATATTTCAGAAGATGGTACAAAGTCTGAAATAAAATATTATAATGACTTAGTTGGCAAGAAACTTAAAATAGACAAGAAAGAATTTACCATAGTAGGTATTGTTGATACAAAGGTTGATATGGATAGATATAAGTCTATTTCAGAAGATAGCAAGGGCAAATCATCAGCGCAGAATTTGACTGATTTTGCTTTAAGTCAAGAATTAAGCCACATTCAGGAATACAGTTTGGCTTGTGATATCTTTGTAAGCGAAGAAATGCTTAACAGCATCAAGGAAGAATATCCTAATTATGTACAGTTAATTAATAACTATATGTACGTGTCAAGTGATGATACATATATTGATTCTTCAAGAATTGCGTCATTAAGTGAAATTGATACAAAAGATGTAACATGGGTCGATGGTGAAAAGACTAAACTTGCTGATAATGAGATTATCATAGATATCAATGCATTATCAAAAAATGATGAAGAAGGCTATTCTTACAGTAAAAAAGAAGCGTTGAAGATTTTGAAAGACAGCCAGTACACATTGGATTATTATATTAATGATGAAGATAAATCAATTAATGGAGTTAAGGTAGTTGGTGTACTAAATGCAGATGGAAAAGCAGATAAATATTCAGACCTTTATGTACTTCCTGACAGCCTTTATAATTTAAAATGGACTGAAGGCAAGGGCGAATATTCATATGCAGTTGCAACAATGCCAACAAACAAGGCAGATATTGAAAAACTTGTAAAATATTGCTACACAGAACAGGGCAATATGAAATATCAGATTGAAAACTCAGTAACTTTTGAACTGGACACAGTTAATGAAGTTTTGAAAGTAATGTCAAAGGTATTCTTATACATTGGTATTGGTTTTGCAGTATTTGCAATGATTATGTTATCTAACTTTATTGCAACAAGTATTTCATATAAGAAGCAGGAAATCGGAATTCTTAGAGCAATCGGCGCAAGAAGCAATGATGTATTTAGAATTTTCTTCTTAGAAAGTTTTATTATTGCAATGATTAACTTTGTTCTTTCAACAATTGGAACAGGTGTGGCAACAGCAATAATCAACGGTATGTTTAGAAAAAAAGCAGGAATACTTATTACAATACTTAATTTTGGACCAAGACAGATACTACTTTTACTTGTAATTAGTATTGGAGTTGCGGCAGTGGCAAGTTTCATACCGGTTTACAAAATTGCATCAAAGAAACCAATTGAGGCCATTAGAAATAGATAA
- a CDS encoding DUF5688 family protein, giving the protein MTYEQFIEQVKWEVENIARESFDDVRTVVRTVTKNNNVRRKTISIFKEGQLATPTIYLRDYYLDYKKGRSIENIGREIFMIYSEGTKRFTFDVNQFSDFSKVKDKIYYKLVNYEMNRQALKTMPHFKFLDMAIVFFVSIMGNEKEQGTIAIQNAYVEKWGISKEELRRTAIKNTWKEYPPEIKKMEDIISEIVLGQVTSEDDDEDGLISEEISYGEFSIDNVRQMIKEEVDKMRAQAEMDMYVLTNTSRNFGAACITYPGVLKEFAREHNSDFYIIPSSVHEVILILGEQMSVEEMNLMVEEVNEREVDSIDVLSNHVYQYKRELEEIIY; this is encoded by the coding sequence ATGACATACGAACAGTTTATAGAACAGGTAAAGTGGGAAGTAGAAAATATAGCAAGAGAGTCTTTTGATGACGTGAGAACAGTTGTAAGAACGGTTACTAAGAATAACAATGTTCGAAGAAAGACTATAAGCATTTTTAAAGAGGGACAGTTGGCTACACCGACAATTTACCTGAGAGATTATTATTTGGATTATAAGAAAGGAAGAAGTATCGAAAACATAGGCAGAGAAATCTTTATGATTTATTCTGAAGGTACAAAAAGATTTACTTTTGATGTGAATCAGTTTTCTGATTTTTCGAAAGTAAAGGACAAAATCTATTATAAGCTTGTTAATTACGAAATGAACAGACAGGCGTTAAAAACAATGCCACATTTTAAATTTTTGGATATGGCAATTGTGTTTTTCGTTTCGATTATGGGCAATGAGAAGGAGCAGGGGACAATAGCAATTCAGAATGCTTATGTTGAAAAGTGGGGGATTAGTAAGGAGGAGTTAAGAAGAACGGCAATAAAGAATACTTGGAAGGAATACCCGCCTGAAATTAAGAAGATGGAAGATATTATATCTGAAATCGTTTTGGGGCAGGTTACATCAGAAGATGATGACGAGGACGGATTAATTTCAGAAGAAATCAGTTATGGTGAATTTAGTATTGATAATGTTCGCCAAATGATAAAAGAAGAAGTTGATAAAATGCGAGCACAGGCAGAAATGGATATGTATGTGCTGACTAATACATCACGTAACTTCGGCGCTGCATGCATTACATATCCGGGAGTTTTAAAGGAATTTGCAAGAGAACACAACAGTGATTTCTACATTATTCCAAGTTCAGTCCACGAAGTGATATTAATTCTGGGAGAACAGATGTCTGTGGAAGAAATGAATCTGATGGTGGAAGAAGTAAATGAAAGAGAAGTTGATTCCATAGATGTATTGTCTAACCATGTTTATCAATATAAGAGAGAACTGGAAGAGATAATATACTAG
- the deoC gene encoding deoxyribose-phosphate aldolase — MEIKEILSKVDHTLLKPESTWEQIKEICDDGIKYETASVCIPPSFVKQAADYVDGKIAICTVIGFPNGYNTTEIKCAEAAQAVKEGAAEIDMVINIGWAKEGRWDDIFCEINKIKEACDGRLLKVIVETCLLTDEEIAKVTNVVSMSKADFIKTSTGFSTEGATFHVVKIFADNISNGTKIKAAGGISSLEDAEKFIELGADRLGTSRIVKIVKNENAGANEY; from the coding sequence ATGGAAATTAAAGAAATTTTAAGCAAGGTAGATCATACATTATTAAAACCTGAATCTACTTGGGAGCAGATTAAGGAGATTTGTGATGACGGAATCAAATATGAAACAGCATCAGTTTGTATTCCACCATCATTTGTAAAACAGGCTGCTGATTATGTGGACGGCAAGATTGCAATCTGTACAGTTATTGGTTTCCCTAATGGATACAATACTACAGAAATCAAATGTGCAGAAGCAGCACAGGCAGTTAAAGAAGGCGCAGCGGAAATCGATATGGTTATTAATATTGGATGGGCTAAAGAAGGAAGATGGGATGACATTTTCTGCGAAATCAACAAGATAAAAGAAGCTTGTGACGGCAGATTACTTAAGGTAATCGTTGAAACTTGTTTATTAACTGATGAAGAAATCGCTAAGGTTACTAATGTAGTATCAATGTCAAAGGCAGATTTCATTAAGACTTCAACAGGTTTCTCAACAGAGGGAGCAACATTCCATGTTGTAAAAATTTTTGCAGACAATATTTCTAACGGAACAAAGATTAAGGCAGCAGGTGGAATCAGTTCATTAGAAGACGCAGAAAAGTTCATTGAGCTTGGCGCTGACAGACTTGGAACAAGTAGAATTGTAAAAATCGTTAAGAACGAAAACGCAGGTGCCAATGAGTACTAG
- a CDS encoding chromate transporter, with product MIYLKLFINFLIIGTLSFGGGYGMISLMREIVLSNHWLSEDMFMSFVAVAESTPGPLAVNLATFVGSSQGGFLGAFFATLGVVLPAFVIILLIAAVLKNLMKYSGTKAFLSGVRPCVVAMILATAVIMGLSTLFNFESLGHGFSINYSFVLIFVILIAVHFLSKHFFKKTLTPILMILFSAVLGIVFC from the coding sequence ATGATTTATTTAAAGCTTTTTATCAATTTTCTTATAATAGGAACATTATCTTTCGGAGGTGGTTACGGAATGATTTCTTTAATGAGGGAAATCGTGTTATCCAACCATTGGCTTTCTGAGGATATGTTTATGAGTTTTGTTGCAGTTGCCGAGTCAACTCCGGGACCTCTTGCCGTTAATCTTGCAACTTTTGTTGGCTCCTCTCAGGGCGGTTTCCTTGGAGCTTTTTTTGCAACTCTTGGTGTGGTTCTGCCTGCTTTTGTTATTATTCTTTTAATTGCGGCAGTTCTAAAAAATCTAATGAAATATTCCGGTACAAAAGCTTTTCTGTCCGGCGTACGACCTTGTGTTGTTGCAATGATTCTTGCAACTGCTGTAATAATGGGACTTTCAACTTTGTTTAATTTCGAAAGTTTAGGTCATGGTTTTTCAATTAATTACAGCTTTGTTTTGATATTTGTGATTTTGATAGCTGTTCACTTTTTAAGCAAACATTTTTTCAAAAAAACTTTGACACCTATTTTAATGATTTTGTTTTCCGCTGTGCTTGGAATTGTTTTTTGCTAA
- a CDS encoding GH25 family lysozyme has protein sequence MSQFRNIVKKAVVIGLCICTFSVQVSGATPWSSANGIFYDGNGNEIKGAIAKGIDVSYHNGDIDWAKVKAAGISFALLRCGYGNDERNQDDIKFVQNVKGCEDNGIQYGVYLYSYAVGNDKEKTLEDMARSEAEHVLRMIEEAGAKPTMPVYYDIEDKSQVEMTTKQYGDMAEIFCNIVKNAGYKAGVYSNYYWWTNRLTDSRFDNWGKWVARYNNTSEYNKEYDIWQYTESGIVDGVGSGMDVNILLSRPCSITGHQYEFCQLVSKSTTTINGKATYKCKTCGHIKTIDIAKINQITISKTKYEYTGKAFKPTVTVKDSNGQVISTQNYNIIYSSNKKVGNGTVKIVFKGNYSGTITKIFKIVPKKVSLTKATNIKGKKVKLGWKKVSGISGYEIQYGINKSFKKAKTTTAKSSLKTKTITKLKNKKKYYFRMRAYKKVSGTKVYGVYSSKKTVKITK, from the coding sequence ATGAGTCAATTTAGGAATATTGTTAAAAAAGCAGTAGTTATAGGGCTTTGCATTTGCACTTTTTCTGTTCAGGTAAGCGGTGCTACACCATGGTCATCAGCCAATGGAATTTTTTATGATGGAAATGGCAATGAAATAAAAGGTGCAATAGCTAAAGGTATTGATGTAAGTTATCACAACGGTGACATTGATTGGGCAAAGGTTAAGGCGGCAGGGATTAGTTTTGCTTTGCTTAGATGTGGATATGGAAATGATGAAAGAAATCAGGATGACATAAAGTTTGTGCAGAATGTAAAAGGTTGTGAGGACAATGGTATTCAATATGGAGTTTATTTGTATTCATATGCAGTTGGCAATGACAAAGAAAAGACTTTAGAAGATATGGCTAGAAGTGAGGCAGAACACGTTCTTAGAATGATTGAAGAAGCCGGAGCTAAACCTACAATGCCTGTTTATTACGATATAGAGGACAAATCTCAGGTTGAAATGACTACTAAGCAGTATGGGGATATGGCTGAAATTTTTTGCAATATTGTAAAAAATGCCGGCTATAAGGCTGGTGTTTATTCTAACTATTATTGGTGGACCAATAGACTTACTGATTCAAGATTTGATAATTGGGGAAAATGGGTTGCAAGATATAATAACACAAGTGAGTACAACAAAGAATATGATATTTGGCAATATACTGAGTCAGGCATAGTAGATGGCGTGGGAAGTGGAATGGATGTTAATATTTTGCTTTCAAGACCTTGCAGTATTACAGGACATCAGTATGAATTTTGTCAATTAGTGTCAAAATCAACAACCACAATAAATGGAAAAGCTACATATAAATGTAAAACCTGTGGTCACATTAAAACAATAGACATAGCAAAAATTAATCAGATAACAATTTCAAAAACAAAATATGAATATACAGGAAAAGCCTTTAAACCTACAGTTACAGTAAAAGACAGCAACGGGCAGGTAATTTCAACTCAGAATTATAATATAATATATTCATCTAACAAAAAGGTTGGAAATGGCACTGTAAAGATTGTTTTTAAAGGCAATTATAGTGGCACGATTACAAAAATATTTAAAATAGTTCCAAAGAAAGTAAGTCTTACAAAGGCAACCAACATTAAAGGCAAAAAAGTCAAATTGGGTTGGAAAAAGGTATCGGGAATATCCGGTTACGAAATCCAGTATGGCATAAATAAGTCTTTTAAGAAGGCAAAGACAACAACAGCCAAGTCTTCTTTGAAAACAAAAACAATTACAAAACTTAAAAATAAAAAGAAATATTATTTCAGAATGAGAGCTTATAAAAAAGTATCTGGAACGAAAGTTTATGGAGTGTATAGTTCAAAGAAAACAGTTAAAATTACAAAGTGA
- a CDS encoding chromate transporter: MKHSNFDKTLTLFLTFLKIGAFTFGGGYAMVALLESEFIYKKKWIEKDDFLNMIAIAESTPGPMAVNSATYIGYHVAGFYGATAATLAVCIPSFIIIYFISLFFNEFLSLHYVACAFKGIQVCVVYLILTAGIRMLKNLEKNLFNTLIILIVAIIMIVFSITATSFSSIYYILICGVIGVIVYFFKKNIQK, encoded by the coding sequence ATGAAACATTCTAATTTTGATAAAACGCTTACTTTGTTTTTGACCTTTCTAAAAATCGGTGCCTTTACCTTTGGCGGTGGTTACGCTATGGTGGCCCTTTTGGAAAGTGAGTTTATATATAAGAAGAAATGGATTGAAAAAGATGATTTTCTCAATATGATTGCAATTGCTGAATCCACGCCCGGTCCTATGGCAGTTAACAGCGCCACCTATATTGGATATCATGTTGCAGGATTTTACGGAGCTACTGCTGCAACCCTTGCAGTATGCATTCCTTCTTTTATTATTATTTATTTTATTTCGTTATTTTTCAACGAATTTTTAAGCTTACACTACGTTGCCTGCGCTTTTAAGGGTATTCAGGTTTGCGTGGTTTATTTAATACTTACTGCAGGCATTCGAATGTTGAAGAATTTGGAGAAAAATCTGTTTAATACTTTGATTATTTTAATTGTTGCAATTATTATGATCGTTTTTTCAATTACGGCAACTTCTTTTTCATCAATTTATTATATTTTGATTTGTGGTGTAATTGGCGTGATAGTATATTTCTTTAAGAAAAATATTCAAAAGTAA
- the typA gene encoding translational GTPase TypA, with amino-acid sequence MIREDVRNIAIIAHVDHGKTTLVDELLKQSGVFRENQEVAERVMDSNDIERERGITILSKNTAVTYKNTKINIIDTPGHADFGGEVERVLKMVNGVVLVVDAFEGAMPQTRFVLKKALELNLPVIVCINKIDRPEARPEEVIDEVLELFIELDASEEQLDCPFVFASAKQGFAKLNMDDESDSMQPLFETIIDYIPAPEGDENADTQVLISTIDYNEYVGRIGVGKIDNGKLKVNQDVVLVNHHEPDKQKRVKISKLYEFDGLNKVEVQEATVGAIVAISGITDIHIGDTICSPENPVAIPFQKISEPTISMNFMVNDSPLAGQEGKFVTSRHLRERLMRELNTDVSLRVEETENMDSFKVSGRGELHLSVLIENMRREGYEFAVSKAEVIYKEDERGKKLEPMEICYIDVPDEFSGAIIEKLSNRKGELQGMAPINGGFTRLEFSIPSRGLIGYRGQFMTDTKGNGIMNTVFDDYGPFKGEIQYRKQGSLIAFEAGEAITYGLFNAQERGTLFIGPGEKVYSGMIVGQTGRAEDIEVNVCKTKHLSNTRTSSSDEALRLVPKKVLSLEQALEFIDTDELLEITPENLRIRKKILDPTLRKRANIRKNNK; translated from the coding sequence ATGATTAGAGAAGACGTAAGAAATATTGCCATTATTGCCCATGTAGACCATGGTAAAACAACATTGGTAGATGAATTATTAAAACAGAGTGGTGTATTCCGTGAAAATCAGGAAGTTGCTGAAAGAGTAATGGACTCTAATGATATTGAAAGAGAAAGAGGTATTACAATTCTTTCAAAGAACACTGCTGTTACTTATAAGAATACAAAAATTAATATTATTGATACACCGGGACATGCTGATTTTGGTGGAGAAGTAGAGCGTGTACTTAAGATGGTTAACGGCGTAGTTTTAGTAGTAGATGCATTTGAAGGTGCAATGCCACAGACACGTTTCGTTCTAAAGAAAGCTTTGGAACTTAACCTTCCTGTTATTGTTTGTATCAACAAGATTGACAGACCGGAAGCAAGACCAGAAGAAGTTATTGACGAAGTATTAGAATTATTTATTGAGTTAGATGCTAGTGAAGAACAGCTTGACTGCCCATTTGTTTTCGCATCAGCTAAGCAGGGATTTGCTAAGTTAAATATGGATGATGAATCAGATAGTATGCAGCCATTATTTGAAACAATTATTGACTACATTCCAGCTCCTGAAGGAGATGAGAATGCAGATACTCAGGTTCTTATCAGTACAATCGATTACAACGAATATGTTGGACGTATCGGTGTTGGTAAGATTGACAATGGTAAATTAAAAGTTAATCAGGATGTTGTCTTGGTTAACCACCATGAACCTGACAAACAGAAGAGAGTTAAAATCAGCAAGCTTTATGAGTTTGATGGTTTAAATAAAGTAGAAGTTCAGGAAGCTACAGTAGGTGCTATTGTTGCTATTTCAGGTATTACAGACATTCATATTGGAGATACAATTTGTTCTCCTGAAAATCCTGTTGCAATTCCTTTCCAGAAGATTTCAGAGCCTACAATTTCTATGAACTTTATGGTAAATGACAGTCCTCTTGCAGGTCAGGAAGGAAAATTCGTCACATCACGTCATCTTCGTGAAAGACTTATGAGAGAATTAAATACTGACGTAAGTTTAAGAGTAGAAGAAACTGAAAACATGGATTCATTTAAGGTTTCAGGACGTGGAGAACTTCACCTTTCAGTTCTTATTGAAAACATGAGAAGAGAAGGATACGAATTTGCTGTAAGTAAGGCAGAAGTTATTTACAAAGAAGACGAAAGAGGCAAGAAATTAGAGCCTATGGAAATCTGTTACATTGATGTTCCTGATGAATTTTCAGGTGCAATCATTGAAAAATTAAGTAACAGAAAAGGTGAACTTCAGGGAATGGCACCAATTAACGGTGGATTTACAAGACTTGAGTTTTCAATTCCTTCAAGAGGATTAATCGGATACAGAGGTCAGTTTATGACAGATACAAAGGGTAATGGTATTATGAATACTGTATTTGATGATTACGGTCCATTTAAGGGAGAAATTCAGTACAGAAAACAGGGTTCACTTATCGCTTTTGAAGCCGGTGAAGCAATTACTTATGGATTATTTAATGCACAGGAAAGAGGAACATTATTCATTGGACCTGGCGAAAAAGTATATTCAGGTATGATTGTTGGTCAGACAGGTCGTGCTGAAGACATTGAAGTAAACGTTTGTAAAACAAAACATCTTTCAAACACAAGAACTTCAAGCTCAGATGAAGCTTTAAGATTAGTACCAAAGAAAGTATTAAGTCTTGAGCAGGCGTTGGAATTCATTGATACTGATGAATTACTTGAAATCACACCAGAAAACTTAAGAATTAGAAAGAAAATCTTAGATCCAACTCTTAGAAAGAGAGCAAACATTCGTAAGAACAACAAATAA